A genomic stretch from Achromobacter spanius includes:
- a CDS encoding biotin/lipoyl-containing protein — MFKVETPVVGRVVAVSVRPGQRVDAGDSVIKVESMKMEIPVEAERGGIVARVLVGEGDEVDEGQIVVELE, encoded by the coding sequence ATGTTCAAAGTAGAAACGCCCGTGGTGGGCCGTGTGGTTGCCGTCAGCGTGCGTCCGGGCCAGCGCGTGGACGCCGGTGACAGCGTGATCAAGGTCGAGTCGATGAAGATGGAAATCCCCGTCGAGGCTGAACGCGGCGGTATCGTGGCGCGCGTGCTGGTGGGCGAGGGCGACGAGGTGGACGAAGGCCAGATCGTGGTTGAACTGGAGTGA